From Micromonospora echinospora:
CCTCGGCGGGGTGGGCCAGCCGCAACTCGCCATCGATCCGGAAACCGGCGCGCAGCGCGACGAGCCGGGAGGCGTGGTTGCCGATCTCGGCCTGCCAGGTGAGCCGGCGCAGCTTGAGCGCGTCGAACGCCCAGCGGGCGAGCGCGCGAGTCGCGCGGACCGCGACGCCGCGGCCCCGGGCCCACGGCGCGGTCCAGTAGCCGACCTCGGCCGAGTCCAGCTCGCGGTCCACGGAGACCAGGCCGCACGAGGCGAGCAGCTCACCGGTGGTGGCGTCGCAGACCGCGAACGGGGTGCCGGCGCCCTCGGCCCAGGCGGTCGCGCTGGACGTGGTCACGAACTCGGCGGCGTGCCCGGGCAGGTACGGGCGAGGTACGGTGGTCCAGCGCTGGATGTCCGGATCCTGGCAGGCGCGGTGCACCGCGTCCGCGTCCTCCGCCCGCCAGGGGCGCAGCAACAGGCCGTCCTCGATGATCTCCACAGGCTCCATCCGAGCCATCGTGCCGGATCGTTCGCGCACGGCGTAACCCGATTAGCGGCCGGTGGCGCACGGTCGCGGCGTTATGTCGGGTTCCGGAGCCCGGACCGCCGCCACCAGTGACCATCGTCGCCTCCGAGCGCCTACGATGGTTCGAGACCGTCTAGGGGAGCGTTGATCCGTGTCGATTCTGGAAAAGTTCCTTCGCGTCGGCGAGGGCCGCATGGTGCGTCGGCTGAAGGCCATCGCTGCCGCCGTCAACTCGATCGAGGACGACTACGTCAACCTCAGCGACGACGAGCTGCGCGGCATGACCGACCAGTTCAAGGAGCGGCTCGAGGATGGCGAGACCCTCGACGACCTGCTGCCCGAGGCGTTCGCGGTGTGCCGCGAGGCCGCCTCGCGGGTGCTCGGCCAGCGCCCCTACGACGTCCAGGTGATGGGCGGCGCGGCGCTGCACTTCGGCAACATCGCCGAGATGAAGACCGGTGAGGGCAAGACGCTCACCTCGGTCATGCCGGTCTACCTGAACGCGCTCGCCGGCAACGGTGTGCACGTGATCACGGTGAACGACTACCTGGCCGAGCGCGACGCCGCCTGGATGGGCCGGGTGCACGAGTTCCTCGGTCTGCGCGTCGGCGTGGTGCTGCCCAACCGGCCCGCCACCGAGCACCGCGCGGCCTACGAGTGCGACATCACCTACGGCACGAACAACGAGTTCGGCTTCGACTACCTGCGCGACAACATGGCCTGGTCGAAGGACGAGCTGGTCCAGCGCGGCCACTTCTTCGCCGTGGTCGACGAGGTCGACTCGATCCTGATCGACGAGGCGCGTACCCCGCTGATCATCTCCGGTCCGGCCGAGCACTCCGCCCGGTGGTACCAGGAGTTCGCCACGGTGGTGGCCCGGCTCCAGCCCGGCACCGACGGCGAGGGCGACTACGAGGTCGACTACGCCAAGCGCACCATCGCGATCACCGAGCGCGGCGTGGCCAAGGTGGAGGACCGCCTCGGCATCGACAACCTCTACGAGTCGGTGAACACCCCGCTCGTCGGCTACCTGAACAACGCGATCAAGGCCAAGGAGCTCTACAAGCGCGACAAGGACTACATCGTCAACGACGGTGAGGTCCTGATCGTCGACGAGTTCACCGGCCGCATCCTGCACGGCCGCCGCTACAACGAGGGCATGCACCAGGCGATCGAGGCCAAGGAGGGGGTGGAGATCAAGCAGGAGAACCAGACCCTGGCCACCATCACCCTCCAGAACTACTTCCGCCTCTACGAGAAGCTCTCCGGCATGACCGGTACCGCCCAGACCGAGGCGGGCGAGTTCAACAAGGTCTACAAGGTCGGCGTCGTGACCATCCCGACGCACCGGCCGATGGTCCGGCTCGACCGGCCCGACGTCATCTACAAGACCGAGAAGGCCAAGTTCAACGCCGTCGTCGAGGACATCGCCGAGCGGCACGAGCAGGGCCAGCCGGTGCTGGTCGGCACCGTCTCGGTGGAGAACTCCGAGATCCTGTCGCACATGCTGCGCCGCCGCGGCATCCCGCACTCGGTGCTGAACGCGAAGTTCCACGCCAAGGAGGCGGAGATCGTCGCGCAGGCCGGGCGCCGGGGCGCGGTCACCGTCGCGACCAACATGGCCGGCCGCGGTACGGACATCCTGCTCGGCGGCAACCCCGAGTTCCTCGCCGCGAACGAGCTCCGCCAGCGCGGGCTCGACCCGGTCGAGCAGCCGGAGGAGTACGCCAAGGCGTTGGAGGAGATCCTTCCGACCTGGAAGCAGGCGTGCGACGCCGAGGCGGAGGAGGTCGCCGCCGTCGGCGGCCTGTACGTGCTGGGCACCGAGCGGCACGAGTCCCGCCGGATCGACAACCAGCTGCGCGGTCGCGCCGGCCGGCAGGGTGACCCGGGCGAGTCCCGCTTCTACCTGTCGCTGCAGGACGAGCTGATGAAGCGCTTCCGGGCCGGCGCGGTCGAGGCGGTGATGGACCGCTTCAACATCCCGGAGGACGTGCCCATCGAGTCGAAGATGGTCACCCGCCAGATCAGGAGCGCCCAGGCCCAGATCGAGGGCCAGAACGCCGAGATCCGCAAGAACGTCCTCAAGTACGACGAGGTGCTGAACAAGCAGCGCCAGGTGATCTACGCCGAGCGCCTCCGGGTGCTCAACGGCGAGGACCTGTCCGACCAGGTCCGCAACATGATCGACGACGTGCTGACCGCGTACGTGGTCGGCGCGACGAGCGACGGCTACGCCGAGGACTGGGACCTCGACCAGCTGTGGTCGAGCCTGAAGCAGCTGTACCCGGTCGGCGTCACCGTCGAGGAGCTGGAGGAGGAGGTCGGTTCCCGCTCGGGCATCGACCAGGACTTCCTGCTCGCCCGCCTCAAGGAGGACGCGCACGCCGCGTATGACCGGCGCGAGGAGAGCCTCGGCGAGGAGGCGGTGCGCCAGCTCGAGCGGATGGTCCTGCTCCAGGTGATCGACCGCAAGTGGCGCGAGCACCTCTACGAGATGGACTACCTCCAGGAGGGCATCAGCCTGCGGGCATACGCCCAGCGTGACCCGGTCATCGAGTACCAGCGCGAGGGCTTCGACATGTTCGCCTCCATGATGGACGGCATCAAGGAGGAGACGGTCGGCTTCCTCTACAACCTGGACGTTCAGGTCGAGGAGGCCGAGCCGGAGGCCGAGCAGGTGGAGCTGCTGGAGAAGCCGGTGGAGATCCGGGCCAAGGGTCTCAACCGCGCGCCGCAGCAGCAGGGCCTGCAGTACTCCGCCCCCGCGGTGGACGGCGAGGCCGGTCGCGGCGTTCCGGTGATCGAGCGGCCGGAGCAGCAGGCGCCGGCGCTCGGTATCGGCCAGCAGTCGGAGCGTCCTGCCGCCTCCACGCCGCGTCGGGCGGCGGCCGGGGCGAGCGGCCAGGCGGTCGCGGCGAGCACCGCACGGCGGGCCGCCCCGGGCCAGGTCGACGGCGGCGAGGGCCCGTCCCGCAACGCGCCCTGCCCGTGCGGCTCGGGCCGTAAGTACAAGCGCTGCCACGGCTCGCCCAACGGCGGCAACTGACCCCGAACAAGCGCCCCGACGGGCCCCGGCCACACGGCCGGGGCCCGTCGCCGTCCTAGCCCTTCGCCCCTCAGCCCTTCCCGCACCCTCCCGCGATCTTGCAGTTGCGGCCCCTGTGGTGACCGATTCATGCCGCTATCGGGGGTCGGCAAGTGCAAGATCGCGCAGGCAGGGCCGTGGCGTGGCGTGCCAGGGCAGGGAGGGCGGGGAGGGCGGATCGCGGTCAGAGGACGTCCAGCACCAGGCACAGCCAGGTGCCGCGGCGGCGTTCCAGGCGCAGGGCGACGGCCCAGCTCGTGCCTGCGGCGCCGACGAACACGGCGGTCGCCTCGACCGCGCCCGCGCGGGGCTCGCAGACCCGCAGCCGCCGCAGGAGCAGGGCCGGCCGGGCGGTACGGCGGCGGACCGGAGTCACCCGGCGTGCCGCGCGGGTCAGCTCGGCCGTCACCGGTGCGACGGCCTCGGGCAG
This genomic window contains:
- the secA gene encoding preprotein translocase subunit SecA; amino-acid sequence: MSILEKFLRVGEGRMVRRLKAIAAAVNSIEDDYVNLSDDELRGMTDQFKERLEDGETLDDLLPEAFAVCREAASRVLGQRPYDVQVMGGAALHFGNIAEMKTGEGKTLTSVMPVYLNALAGNGVHVITVNDYLAERDAAWMGRVHEFLGLRVGVVLPNRPATEHRAAYECDITYGTNNEFGFDYLRDNMAWSKDELVQRGHFFAVVDEVDSILIDEARTPLIISGPAEHSARWYQEFATVVARLQPGTDGEGDYEVDYAKRTIAITERGVAKVEDRLGIDNLYESVNTPLVGYLNNAIKAKELYKRDKDYIVNDGEVLIVDEFTGRILHGRRYNEGMHQAIEAKEGVEIKQENQTLATITLQNYFRLYEKLSGMTGTAQTEAGEFNKVYKVGVVTIPTHRPMVRLDRPDVIYKTEKAKFNAVVEDIAERHEQGQPVLVGTVSVENSEILSHMLRRRGIPHSVLNAKFHAKEAEIVAQAGRRGAVTVATNMAGRGTDILLGGNPEFLAANELRQRGLDPVEQPEEYAKALEEILPTWKQACDAEAEEVAAVGGLYVLGTERHESRRIDNQLRGRAGRQGDPGESRFYLSLQDELMKRFRAGAVEAVMDRFNIPEDVPIESKMVTRQIRSAQAQIEGQNAEIRKNVLKYDEVLNKQRQVIYAERLRVLNGEDLSDQVRNMIDDVLTAYVVGATSDGYAEDWDLDQLWSSLKQLYPVGVTVEELEEEVGSRSGIDQDFLLARLKEDAHAAYDRREESLGEEAVRQLERMVLLQVIDRKWREHLYEMDYLQEGISLRAYAQRDPVIEYQREGFDMFASMMDGIKEETVGFLYNLDVQVEEAEPEAEQVELLEKPVEIRAKGLNRAPQQQGLQYSAPAVDGEAGRGVPVIERPEQQAPALGIGQQSERPAASTPRRAAAGASGQAVAASTARRAAPGQVDGGEGPSRNAPCPCGSGRKYKRCHGSPNGGN